In Piliocolobus tephrosceles isolate RC106 chromosome 10, ASM277652v3, whole genome shotgun sequence, a single window of DNA contains:
- the POP5 gene encoding ribonuclease P/MRP protein subunit POP5 isoform X2 produces the protein MVRFKHRYLLCELVSDDPRCRLSLDDRVLSSLVRDTIARVHGTFGAAACSIGFAVRYLNAYTGIVLLRCRKEFYQLVWSALPFITYLENKGHRYPCFFNTLHVGGTIRTCQKFLIQYNRRQLLILLQNCTDEGEREAIQKSVTRSCLLEEEEESDEEAAEAME, from the exons ATGGTGCGGTTCAAGCACAG GTACCTGCTCTGCGAATTGGTGTCTGACGACCCCCGCTGCCGCCTAAGCCTCGATGACCGAGTTCTGAGCAGCCTCGTACGGGACACTATCGCCAGGGTGCACGGGACTTTCGGCGCAGCCGCCTGCTCCATCGGCTTCGCGG TTCGATACCTCAATGCCTATACTGGAATAGTACTACTTCGATGCAGAAAAGAGTTCTATCAGCTTGTGTGGTCAGCTCTTCCTTTCATCACATACCTGGAGAACAAAGGACACCGTTACCCATGCTTTTTCAACACGTTACATGTGGGAG GTACAATAAGAACATGTCAGAAGTTCCTAATTCAGTACAACAGGAGACAGCTGTTGATCTTGTTGCAGAACTGCACCGATGAAG GAGAGCGGGAAGCTATCCAGAAGTCTGTGACAAGAAGCTGCTTactagaggaggaggaagagtcaGATGAGGAGGCTGCAGAAGCAATGGAGTGA
- the POP5 gene encoding ribonuclease P/MRP protein subunit POP5 isoform X1 produces MVRFKHRYLLCELVSDDPRCRLSLDDRVLSSLVRDTIARVHGTFGAAACSIGFAVRYLNAYTGIVLLRCRKEFYQLVWSALPFITYLENKGHRYPCFFNTLHVGVCKVETFHKLLTAVTHMPGTIRTCQKFLIQYNRRQLLILLQNCTDEGEREAIQKSVTRSCLLEEEEESDEEAAEAME; encoded by the exons ATGGTGCGGTTCAAGCACAG GTACCTGCTCTGCGAATTGGTGTCTGACGACCCCCGCTGCCGCCTAAGCCTCGATGACCGAGTTCTGAGCAGCCTCGTACGGGACACTATCGCCAGGGTGCACGGGACTTTCGGCGCAGCCGCCTGCTCCATCGGCTTCGCGG TTCGATACCTCAATGCCTATACTGGAATAGTACTACTTCGATGCAGAAAAGAGTTCTATCAGCTTGTGTGGTCAGCTCTTCCTTTCATCACATACCTGGAGAACAAAGGACACCGTTACCCATGCTTTTTCAACACGTTACATGTGGGAG TCTGTAAGGTCGAGACCTTTCACAAGCTGTTGACCGCAGTAACTCATATGCCAGGTACAATAAGAACATGTCAGAAGTTCCTAATTCAGTACAACAGGAGACAGCTGTTGATCTTGTTGCAGAACTGCACCGATGAAG GAGAGCGGGAAGCTATCCAGAAGTCTGTGACAAGAAGCTGCTTactagaggaggaggaagagtcaGATGAGGAGGCTGCAGAAGCAATGGAGTGA
- the LOC111537775 gene encoding uncharacterized protein LOC111537775: MQPLPLGPWEPCSTGTAPGGSTLARPAASQSWTRPGPFWPRTVQTPEVAGRAGGLERWRRGGLPAVISLRRLRLRQPLITSLLMRPAAVCNHPGPRCAAREAAGESARGGVEEEQPPPPGPGDALDDDRGVPRPCPPPECWPRRGSGGGSHPNPSSVLSRAGPQSHYPPRRTGEEADEALRGEFTQVHNRAQSTSV, translated from the exons ATGCAACCGCTGCCCCTGGGGCCCTGGGAACCTTGCAGCACAG GCACAGCCCCGGGAGGAAGCACATTGGCGCGGCCCGCGGCCTCCCAGTCTTGGACCAGGCCCGGCCCCTTCTGGCCTCGGACGGTGCAGACGCCTGAGGTggccgggcgggcgggcgggctgGAGCGTTGGCGGCGCGGCGGGCTCCCCGCGGTAATTAGCCTGCGCCGGCTCAGGCTGCGCCAGCCGCTAATTACAAGTCTCCTAATGAGGCCGGCGGCTGTTTGCAATCACCCGGGTCCCCGCTGCGCGGCGCGGGAGGCCGCGGGGGAATCCGCCCGCGGAGGCGTAGAGGAGGAGCAGCCGCCACCCCCTGGGCCCGGAGATGCGCTGGACGACGACAGGGGTGTGCCCCGGCCGTGCCCGCCCCCGGAATGCTGGCCGCGAAGGGGCAGCGGCGGGGGCTCACACCCCAACCCCTCCTCGGTTCTCTCCCGAGCCGGGCCGCAGAGCCATTATCCTCCCCGTCGCACGGGTGAGGAAGCCGatgaggctctgagaggtgagTTCACCCAGGTGCACAATAGAGCGCAATCCACGTCTGTCTGA